The following coding sequences lie in one Rutidosis leptorrhynchoides isolate AG116_Rl617_1_P2 chromosome 6, CSIRO_AGI_Rlap_v1, whole genome shotgun sequence genomic window:
- the LOC139853199 gene encoding NAC domain-containing protein 35-like: protein MMSQEEEIRSKRQQDDGNINTHDEHENDMVMPGFRFHPTEEELVEFYLRRKVEGKKFNVELITFLDLYRYDPWELPALAAIGEKEWFFYVPRDRKYRNGDRPNRVTTSGYWKATGADRMIKTDQNSRSIGLKKTLVFYSGKAPKGIRSRWIMNEYRLPQHEFERLQKAEISLCRVYKRTGVECYPSHSRTLQTTRNTSRLLNHDNKQQSLHSPFFTCYEGHSSHHNENNITSSANSIDDLHRIIRSQQSPNNCPPSQLLNIHDYQLNVVSSNYHPHLANDNSSQRPQPHPLLQSSQVVVAPDNLPRAVLETVPDRLWEWNSTPSEGSKDFFDPFK from the exons ATGATGAGCCAAGAAGAAGAAATAAGAAGCAAAAGGCAGCAAGATGATGGTAATATTAATACTCACGATGAACACGAAAACGACATGGTGATGCCAGGGTTTCGGTTTCATCCAACTGAGGAAGAACTTGTCGAATTCTACCTTCGCCGTAAGGTAGAGGGCAAGAAATTTAATGTCGAGCTCATCACTTTTCTCGATCTTTATCGATATGATCCATGGGAACTTCCTG CTTTAGCAGCAATAGGAGAGAAAGAATGGTTTTTCTATGTACCAAGAGACAGAAAGTATCGTAATGGTGATCGACCTAATCGTGTGACAACTTCAGGCTACTGGAAGGCTACCGGAGCCGATAGAATGATCAAAACTGATCAAAACTCAAGATCAATCGGGTTAAAGAAAACCCTCGTTTTCTACTCTGGAAAAGCTCCTAAAGGAATTCGAAGCCGTTGGATCATGAATGAATATCGATTACCCCAACACGAATTCGAAAGACTACAAAAA GCTGAGATTTCGTTGTGTAGGGTTTACAAGCGAACCGGAGTAGAATGCTATCCATCTCATTCGCGTACACTTCAAACAACAAGAAATACCTCAAGACTTTTGAATCATGATAACAAGCAACAATCACTGCATTCGCCTTTTTTCACTTGTTATGAAGGTCATTCTTCTCACCATAACGAAAACAATATTACATCAAGCGCTAATAGTATCGATGATCTACATAGAATTATAAGGTCGCAACAAAGTCCAAACAATTGTCCACCTTCTCAACTTCTTAACATCCATGATTATCAACTCAATGTCGTTTCTTCTAACTATCATCCGCATCTGGCTAATGATAATTCGAGTCAACGACCACAACCACATCCCTTGTTGCAGTCGTCCCAAGTAGTTGTTGCTCCTGATAACTTGCCTAGAGCGGTTCTAGAAACAGTTCCTGATAGACTTTGGGAATGGAATTCGACGCCAAGTGAAGGAAGCAAAGATTTCTTTGATCCTTTCAAGTAA